A genomic region of Phragmites australis chromosome 2, lpPhrAust1.1, whole genome shotgun sequence contains the following coding sequences:
- the LOC133909031 gene encoding uncharacterized protein LOC133909031 — translation MTATSRVPRRPRIRARGLPPAPTPIRTARGSRSAAADERVLAEFLEASLRVPDLTLPPKKRFNFPAPPPAPEIAAPALLSGEATATLTTVVSAAAEAGAFLVAGAVEAGEVLEAVEVSEAVFAAPEEVKRELGMWFQRRDQVAWEEFCWFRPVRPDEDRALDAALPGSTYRVFREKMDTVASKMEDIAKSVIRVLSDNVKNPKDSALSREAPSILRLTLYNCNMSKTCWNELGSTDPANSHTLSIHLSGRDRQICLRNQGGSNFFSLPAGSMLVTIGKQIQEWSNGEFKSAVGEVLFEMTEEPDPFISLELLYSPGDLHLSEVGRHARCIDRPKIVSFRDQILVALVLLSLFYLFWC, via the exons ATGACGGCGACGTCCAGGGTCCCGCGGCGCCCCCGCATCCGCGCCCGCGGCCTGCCTCCCGCGCCTACCCCGATCCGCACGGCGCGCGGCTcgcgctccgccgccgccgacgagcgCGTCCTCGCCGAGTTCCTCGAGGCCTCCCTCCGCGTCCCCGACCTCACCCTGCCTCCCAAGAAACGCTTCAACTTCCCTGCGCCGCCACCTGCCCCGGAAATCGCAGCGCCGGCCCTCCTATCCGGTGAGGCCACCGCCACGCTGACGACTGTGGTCAGCGCGGCCGCGGAGGCCGGCGCCTTCCTTGTGGCCGGCGCGGTGGAGGCCGGCGAGGTGCTCGAGGCCGTGGAGGTGTCGGAGGCGGTGTTCGCGGCGCCGGAGGAGGTGAAGCGCGAGCTGGGGATGTGGTTTCAGCGGAGGGATCAGGTGGCCTGGGAGGAGTTCTGCTGGTTCCGTCCGGTGAGGCCGGACGAGGATCGCGCGCTGGACGCGGCTTTGCCCGGATCCACGTACCGCGTGTTCAG GGAGAAGATGGATACAGTCGCATCGAAAATGGAGGACATTGCAAAAAGTGTCATCAGGGTTCTGTCTGATAATGTCAAGAACCCTAAGGATTCTGCTCTGTCCAGAGAGGCCCCATCGATTCTACGCTTGACACTGTATAACTGTAACATGTCAAAAACATGTTGGAACGAGCTTGGCAGCACCGATCCTGCTAACTCGCATACTTTGAGCATCCACCTCTCTGGGCGCGATAGGCAAATTTGTCTCCGAAACCAGGGAGGCTCAAACTTTTTCAGTTTACCTGCTGGCTCTATGCTTGTTACAATCGGCAAGCAGATTCAG GAATGGTCCAATGGGGAGTTCAAGAGCGCTGTTGGTGAGGTACTGTTTGAGATGACCGAGGAACCAGACCCGTTCATCTCCCTGGAACTCCTGTACTCTCCAGGAGACCTGCATCTTTCTGAGGTTGGTCGGCACGCCAGGTGCATTGACCGTCCCAAGATCGTTTCTTTCAGGGACCAGATACTGGTAGCTCTGGTTCTGCTCTCTTTGTTTTATCTCTTCTGGTGCTGA